One region of Quercus lobata isolate SW786 chromosome 2, ValleyOak3.0 Primary Assembly, whole genome shotgun sequence genomic DNA includes:
- the LOC115976443 gene encoding uncharacterized protein LOC115976443, translated as MASISHLPFFSYAFASLLFLSTLLSLSHASIEQPSSIKCPIPASLEPNSNISLGTLQLSHSEASIEQPSSIKCSIPASLEPNSNISLGIPQLSHPDILPVSEPLPGILDSETLVASTEQQSSIKPPIPASHEPDPDRSSATLSLHSDILHLSEPLPSRESIPYRRLYRFGQRIQGQNRSLGPVPELGICFPWTTFVFHLLLLFLLLQLLQFLLFLPLLFGMLVLVTHLPLGYNNWLLEDKENFQAD; from the exons ATGGCTTCCATTTCCCACCTCCCATTTTTTTCTTATGCCTTTGCTTCCCTTCTCTTTTTATCCACTCTCCTGAGTTTAAGTCATGCTTCTATTGAACAACCATCTTCTATAAAGTGCCCAATTCCAGCATCACTTGAGCCTAACTCTAACATATCTTTAGGCACTCTACAATTATCACATTCTGAGGCATCTATTGAACAACCATCTTCTATAAAGTGCTCAATTCCTGCATCACTTGAGCCTAACTCTAATATATCTTTAGGTATTCCACAATTATCACATCCTGATATCCTACCGGTTTCAGAGCCATTGCCTGGGATCCTAGACAGTGAAACCTTGGTTGCATCTACTGAGCAACAATCTTCAATAAAGCCTCCAATTCCAGCATCACATGAGCCTGACCCTGATAGATCTTCAGCTACACTATCATTGCATTCTGATATTTTACATTTATCAGAGCCATTGCCTtcaagggagtcaataccgtaccggaggctgtaccggtttggccagcg GATCCAAGGACAGAACAGGAGCTTGGGACCAGTCCCAGAGTTAGGcatatgtttcccgtggacaactttcgtcttccacttgttgctcctgtttctgttgctacAGCTGCTGCAATTTCTTCTATTCCTTCCCTTGCTCTTTGGCATGCTCGTCTTGGTCACGCATCTTCCTCTTGggtacaacaattggcttctagag gacaaagaaaattttcaagctGACTGA
- the LOC115976442 gene encoding uncharacterized protein LOC115976442 isoform X1, with protein MASVPLSSLCFSQTPNPLCFSFVASDNLRFSSSSLRFLTPKKNRTRIRVSVCRAASPSPSLVFRNLDADDFRHPLDKQNTLILRAIPGLNQLGKALLGTVAEQVMLLENIGTSVLVSKDQLSDLHRLMMEAAEVLNIEAPDLYVRQSPVPNAYTLAVSGKRPFVVVHTSLVELLTQKELQAVLAHELGHLKCDHGVWLTYANILTLGAYSVPDHKWIYKICLYDREENAAATLCVCVCLGALIAQSLEEQLFRWLRAAELTCDRAALLVAQDPKVVISVLMKLAGGCPSMADQLNVDAFLEQARSYDRASSSPVGWYIRNAQTRQLSHPLPVLRAREIDEWSRSQDYRSLLKRALPINSLQKV; from the exons ATGGCTTCCGtgcctctctcctctctctgtTTCTCCCAAACCCCCAATCCTCTCTGTTTCAGCTTCGTCGCCTCCGATAACCTGAGGTTTTCTTCGTCTTCGCTTCGATTCTTAACGCCAAAGAAGAATCGCACGAGGATTAGGGTTTCTGTTTGTAGAGCCGCGTCGCCGTCGCCGTCGCTTGTCTTTCGCAACCTCGATGCCGATGACTTTCGTCATCCTCTTGATAAGCAG AACACGCTGATATTGAGAGCGATTCCAGGGTTGAATCAACTCGGAAAGGCTCTACTAG GAACTGTTGCCGAGCAGGTCATGCTTCTGGAGAATATAGGGACATCGGTTCTTGTTTCTAAAGATCAG CTTTCTGATCTTCATAGATTAATGATGGAGGCTGCGGAGGTATTGAACATTGAGGCTCCTGATCTGTATGTCCGACAAAGTCCTGTACCAAATGCATATACTTTAGCTGTAAGTGGTAAAAGGCCATTTGTTGTTGTTCATACCAGCCTTGTGGAGCTTCTGACACAGAAGGAATTGCAG GCTGTTCTGGCTCACGAGTTGGGTCACCTGAAATGCGACCATGGTGTATGGCTTACATATGCAAATATTCTTACCCTTGGGGCTTATTCTGTACCTG ATCACAAGTggatatataaaatttgtttgtatgACCGTGAGGAGAATGCAGCTGCTAcattgtgtgtttgtgtat GTCTTGGTGCGCTAATAGCTCAGAGCTTAGAGGAACAGTTGTTCCGCTGGCTCCGAGCAGCAGAGTTGACTTGTGATCGTGCAGCCCTTCTTGTTGCGCAAGACCCTAAG GTGGTCATCTCTGTGCTTATGAAATTAGCTGGGGGATGCCCATCTATGGCTGATCAATTGAATGTGGATGCATTCTTGGAGCAAGCTCGTTCTTACGACAGAGCTTCCTCGAGCCCAGTTGGGTGGTATATAAG AAATGCTCAAACAAGGCAACTTTCACATCCTCTGCCTGTTCTACGTGCTCGTGAGATTGATGAATGGTCTAGGAGTCAAGATTATAGATCCCTTCTGAAACGTGCCCTGCCGATCAATTCTTTACAAAAGGTTTAG
- the LOC115976441 gene encoding transcription and mRNA export factor ENY2 isoform X2, translating into MRPSVNRPPTPDVQENQEKEPTLQETINIKLIESGEKERLMELLRERLVECGWKDEMKAICRAFIKKKGRNNVTVDDLVHVITPKGRASVPDSIKAELLQRIRKFLVSAAL; encoded by the exons at gagGCCATCGGTGAATCGTCCTCCAACGCCAGACGtacaagaaaatcaagaaaaagaacCAACGCTTCAAGAAACTATTAATATCAag TTGATTGAGAGCGGAGAAAAGGAGCGATTAATGGAGCTTTTGAGGGAAAGGCTTGTAGAGTGTGGTTGGAAGGATGAAATGAAAGCTATTTGCAG GGCATTTATAAAGAAGAAAGGGAGAAATAATGTTACAGTGGATGACCTTGTGCATGTAATTACTCCAAAGGGCAGAG CCTCCGTTCCTGATTCTATAAAGGCTGAACTGTTGCAAAGAATTCGTAAATTCCTTGTGTCGGCAGCTCTCTGA
- the LOC115976442 gene encoding uncharacterized protein LOC115976442 isoform X3, translating into MASVPLSSLCFSQTPNPLCFSFVASDNLRFSSSSLRFLTPKKNRTRIRVSVCRAASPSPSLVFRNLDADDFRHPLDKQNTLILRAIPGLNQLGKALLGTVAEQVMLLENIGTSVLVSKDQLSDLHRLMMEAAEVLNIEAPDLYVRQSPVPNAYTLAVSGKRPFVVVHTSLVELLTQKELQAVLAHELGHLKCDHGVWLTYANILTLGAYSVPDHKWIYKICLYDREENAAATLCVCVCLGALIAQSLEEQLFRWLRAAELTCDRAALLVAQDPKRWSSLCL; encoded by the exons ATGGCTTCCGtgcctctctcctctctctgtTTCTCCCAAACCCCCAATCCTCTCTGTTTCAGCTTCGTCGCCTCCGATAACCTGAGGTTTTCTTCGTCTTCGCTTCGATTCTTAACGCCAAAGAAGAATCGCACGAGGATTAGGGTTTCTGTTTGTAGAGCCGCGTCGCCGTCGCCGTCGCTTGTCTTTCGCAACCTCGATGCCGATGACTTTCGTCATCCTCTTGATAAGCAG AACACGCTGATATTGAGAGCGATTCCAGGGTTGAATCAACTCGGAAAGGCTCTACTAG GAACTGTTGCCGAGCAGGTCATGCTTCTGGAGAATATAGGGACATCGGTTCTTGTTTCTAAAGATCAG CTTTCTGATCTTCATAGATTAATGATGGAGGCTGCGGAGGTATTGAACATTGAGGCTCCTGATCTGTATGTCCGACAAAGTCCTGTACCAAATGCATATACTTTAGCTGTAAGTGGTAAAAGGCCATTTGTTGTTGTTCATACCAGCCTTGTGGAGCTTCTGACACAGAAGGAATTGCAG GCTGTTCTGGCTCACGAGTTGGGTCACCTGAAATGCGACCATGGTGTATGGCTTACATATGCAAATATTCTTACCCTTGGGGCTTATTCTGTACCTG ATCACAAGTggatatataaaatttgtttgtatgACCGTGAGGAGAATGCAGCTGCTAcattgtgtgtttgtgtat GTCTTGGTGCGCTAATAGCTCAGAGCTTAGAGGAACAGTTGTTCCGCTGGCTCCGAGCAGCAGAGTTGACTTGTGATCGTGCAGCCCTTCTTGTTGCGCAAGACCCTAAG AGGTGGTCATCTCTGTGCTTATGA
- the LOC115976441 gene encoding transcription and mRNA export factor ENY2 isoform X1 — protein MRPSVNRPPTPDVQENQEKEPTLQETINIKLIESGEKERLMELLRERLVECGWKDEMKAICRAFIKKKGRNNVTVDDLVHVITPKGRASVPDSIKAELLQRIRKFLVSAAL, from the exons AT gagGCCATCGGTGAATCGTCCTCCAACGCCAGACGtacaagaaaatcaagaaaaagaacCAACGCTTCAAGAAACTATTAATATCAag TTGATTGAGAGCGGAGAAAAGGAGCGATTAATGGAGCTTTTGAGGGAAAGGCTTGTAGAGTGTGGTTGGAAGGATGAAATGAAAGCTATTTGCAG GGCATTTATAAAGAAGAAAGGGAGAAATAATGTTACAGTGGATGACCTTGTGCATGTAATTACTCCAAAGGGCAGAG CCTCCGTTCCTGATTCTATAAAGGCTGAACTGTTGCAAAGAATTCGTAAATTCCTTGTGTCGGCAGCTCTCTGA
- the LOC115976442 gene encoding uncharacterized protein LOC115976442 isoform X2 gives MASVPLSSLCFSQTPNPLCFSFVASDNLRFSSSSLRFLTPKKNRTRIRVSVCRAASPSPSLVFRNLDADDFRHPLDKQNTLILRAIPGLNQLGKALLGTVAEQVMLLENIGTSVLVSKDQLSDLHRLMMEAAEVLNIEAPDLYVRQSPVPNAYTLAVSGKRPFVVVHTSLVELLTQKELQAVLAHELGHLKCDHGVWLTYANILTLGAYSVPGLGALIAQSLEEQLFRWLRAAELTCDRAALLVAQDPKVVISVLMKLAGGCPSMADQLNVDAFLEQARSYDRASSSPVGWYIRNAQTRQLSHPLPVLRAREIDEWSRSQDYRSLLKRALPINSLQKV, from the exons ATGGCTTCCGtgcctctctcctctctctgtTTCTCCCAAACCCCCAATCCTCTCTGTTTCAGCTTCGTCGCCTCCGATAACCTGAGGTTTTCTTCGTCTTCGCTTCGATTCTTAACGCCAAAGAAGAATCGCACGAGGATTAGGGTTTCTGTTTGTAGAGCCGCGTCGCCGTCGCCGTCGCTTGTCTTTCGCAACCTCGATGCCGATGACTTTCGTCATCCTCTTGATAAGCAG AACACGCTGATATTGAGAGCGATTCCAGGGTTGAATCAACTCGGAAAGGCTCTACTAG GAACTGTTGCCGAGCAGGTCATGCTTCTGGAGAATATAGGGACATCGGTTCTTGTTTCTAAAGATCAG CTTTCTGATCTTCATAGATTAATGATGGAGGCTGCGGAGGTATTGAACATTGAGGCTCCTGATCTGTATGTCCGACAAAGTCCTGTACCAAATGCATATACTTTAGCTGTAAGTGGTAAAAGGCCATTTGTTGTTGTTCATACCAGCCTTGTGGAGCTTCTGACACAGAAGGAATTGCAG GCTGTTCTGGCTCACGAGTTGGGTCACCTGAAATGCGACCATGGTGTATGGCTTACATATGCAAATATTCTTACCCTTGGGGCTTATTCTGTACCTG GTCTTGGTGCGCTAATAGCTCAGAGCTTAGAGGAACAGTTGTTCCGCTGGCTCCGAGCAGCAGAGTTGACTTGTGATCGTGCAGCCCTTCTTGTTGCGCAAGACCCTAAG GTGGTCATCTCTGTGCTTATGAAATTAGCTGGGGGATGCCCATCTATGGCTGATCAATTGAATGTGGATGCATTCTTGGAGCAAGCTCGTTCTTACGACAGAGCTTCCTCGAGCCCAGTTGGGTGGTATATAAG AAATGCTCAAACAAGGCAACTTTCACATCCTCTGCCTGTTCTACGTGCTCGTGAGATTGATGAATGGTCTAGGAGTCAAGATTATAGATCCCTTCTGAAACGTGCCCTGCCGATCAATTCTTTACAAAAGGTTTAG